CCTAGTGAAAGGTTTGTGAGTATGCGCATATTAGTTTAAGATATCCTTATAGGCCGAGCCACCGACTAATAATAGGTGGAAACCCTCTCTTGATCGCCTTGTCACTAGGCATTGTATCGCGACCATGATTTAATATTGAGCAACAAGTTAGTCAATAGAATGGATCATTGACATGTGATATAAGTTCGTCAATAGAGTAGACCATTGACATATGATTTAAGTTCAATcgatggaatagaccattgacatgtgatttgataTTAGTCGTTAAAATAGACCATCAACGTATGATTTCACataagattgatcaatggaatagaccatttaTGTGTGGTATAagattaaccaatggaatgAACTATTGATATGTAaattaatgagattgatcaatggatttgattattgatgtttgttttgatattattatgaaATGAATATTTCTACTATAAATATAACTATGTTAAAACATATGTAACTTATTCTCTTATTGTATGTTTGTTATATTCTGGATTTAAGTTAAAAGAGTTGCGGTTTGATTTTGTAAATATGTATGGCAAGTACTCAATCCGCTTAGAAGAGATGCACTACTTATTGAACTGTGTTGCTCACCCTTCTATTTCCCAatctttttaatgtttttcagcTAGCAATAAGTAGTACGAGAGCGATATCAGCGAGGGAACTTTTTAGAGTTATATTTTGGTGGTTTCAGATTGGATCCTTCAAGAAGAAGGACAGTCACGTCATCCCATACTCTTAttggttttggggtgtgacgTATATGAATTGTTTTTTCATCCAAATATTGTTTGATCAATTGTCATCGTGTTATCCTAACTATGTTACCGTGCcttttattacaaaaaattaattttaatatccATGCTTTGTGTGGATACgatattaaaattaatcaagttCTCCGTAGAAAGCAAATAGGTTatatgataataaataaataaagcatttgATTCAACACGAGAAGCATGACCAGATTATATatcattttcaatcaaataGGTTTGAAAGGAAACACTAGCCATCAGTGAAGTGAATTCTAATatcgaaaaaagaaataataaaaagcaTCTTCAAGTATGTCAAGATTTGACAAAAGTTCATAGAAAGTCACatgattgtaaaaaaaaatcttctaaaatttaaaaaattaatttgcttTTGGAGTGAAAATTACTCGCTAATCCAAAAACCCGTATAcgttatttttctaaaattaaactcGTGGATTTATTTTTCCCGACGCTCCTTTGTGGATCCCATTATCCATCTTCAATAACCGGGTCCAGTTGAAACGGGCCGGCCCAAAATCTTCCAGCCCAAAATCCTCCAACGGCGATGCAAGCAAAACAGCAGCTACCGGGCGCCCAGCCAACGATATCCCCAAAGCCCGAAACTCTCTATCACCGGCCACCGGAGAGTCATGGCCATCGCAGCGGTCGCCGCCGTGGCCTGGCCGTCGTCGACGGTGGCGTTGGCGCGGAGACTGCCTAAGTGCGCTCTCAATTCTTTCATCTCCGCCTCCtactcctctcctcctcctccttctccttcgcaTGCTGCGAGGAAGCTCGTCCTCTACTCCAAGCCCGGCTGCTGTTTGTGCGATGGCCTCAAAGAGAAGCTCCAAGCCGCCTTCCTGATTTCCGGCCCGGACTCTCTCCAGGACGTCGATTTGCAGGTACGAGTGCTTCGAACAAGTGTAATTGTGGACGTTTGAGGGTAGTCTTTTTTCCGGCGAATTGACCTCTCTGTTTCATGATGCTTTGGCGCAGGTTAGGGACATAACGAGCAACCCGGAGTGGGAGAGAGCTTACCAGTACGAGATACCTGTGCTGGCCAAAGTTCTTTCTGATGGTTCTGAGGTAAGGCTTTGAGGACTTTCGACTGTTTGAGCCTTCATGTCCTGTCGAAAGAGCCGCGGTTTTCTCTTGTTGAAGCAATTCGTTCAAGGAATAGGATATGGTTGGTCCATTGTAATTTGTAGATACGTGTTGGATTAGACATGAGTGGAGCAGATGCCCGATCATACGAAATGGCAGGTTCTTAGACTGATTTAAACAAGATTATTATCGCACCCGAATAGATGCCAACCATGCTAATGTGATGTTTATCTTCATAAAAAAGGAATCAGCAATCAACAGGGAACAATGGGGTACATTAAGGTGGTATTGAAAGCTGGCTGCTTAGTATGCCCTCGCTTCTTCCGTGTCTTTGTAACGTGAACTCACCAGAGACCTGTGTGGAGGCGGGCCAAGAGTTTAGGCTGAGACGAGACAAATTGATCCAAGGATGGTGATACCATCTACTAGTCTAGATGGAAGGAGAGTGGAAGGCTACTTTGACTCTCTAAAAACTGTGTACAGAGAGCTAAGGATTTAGAACTAGTTAGACCTGAAATGTGGATATCGCTTGGATTATCATCAGTTTAATGTCCTGCTTTTCCATTTTGTTCAGGTAGACAACTTTGTCTCTCTGTCTTCTATGCCATTTGAATGCTGGGATTTTTAGCTGTTAGTTGCCAATTGTCAATTTCTACTAGACTCATAGTGTCCACAATCTTTAGGGATGGATTTTGTGACACAATTTGTGACAGAGAAGCAAGATATCAGACCATATCCACTATCCAACAGATGCTTGCTTAGCCTTTCATCAAATCGTTGCGAGTTCAATTCTTCCCTTGTCGTATTCTGTGTTGCGCTGTGGTTTGTCGACCAAATATGAAAACTGCATTTACCCTTTGGCCTGTGCCAGATAAGTCAAGATTTGGTTGAACTTTTTCCTAGTCAAATTTTAAAAGGCTACATCCTACACCTATATGAAAATGATGACCTACGACTGGCAACCTTATGTCTACATTGGGCTGCCATTCTTGACTGTAACAGATTGTTTTTCTCCCATTGAGGTTTCCTTGTTTCTTTCTGCTTTTGTATGATTGCGTCTGAACATACTATTCTGCCTTCAATTCTACATAGGCTAGATCTCTCATTTGAGTTCCCTagaatggattgaattggtgtTTGGACCTCTGCAAATTTTCCTGCCAAACATGTTTTGAATCAACCGAAGCCCACTaaattggccaaagaaaaaattgaagccCATGAAACAAAATGCCATCAATGGCCTCATTTTTCCAAACTGCTTGATTATCAACCACAATGAGGCGATTATCCTGAATGTGCTTCGCTCAAAAATATTTGATTGTGCCTTTATCATTTGCTTAATATGCGAGAAGCCTTCTAAGTTGTCTTTTAAATCAACCAAACCCAATTGGTTTGATTGCTTGGGTTCTAACTTTTACATTGCATTTCCTGGACATATCTAACTGAATTCTGTGCTTTAGGAAATTTTGCCAAGATTGTCTCCTCGCCTCGGAGTGGAGCTCATCCAAAAGAAGATAGCTGCGGCATTGAAACAATGAGATTTGCTAGTTCCATTTGTGAAGACTTGAGCATTGAATGCACAATTTGTTTCACAGGTCTTATTCCTTTGCTGATCCTCAACCGTGCAAATTTTTGTGCCTTACTATAAGCTACGCTCCTCAACAGAGCTGTAAACATTTTAACGTTGGTTGCCTTAATTGTTATTCAGTTCTCAATCCTTATACTCCTTTCTGTGCTGCCCATTATGTTAGATTTCGCAACGTATTCTTGCTGGGTCAAAATTTCAGTCTGAAGATGTTTTATTTCCTTAATTCAATCCTAGTACTTTTTAGTGTGTTACCCTGTGCCAATGCAGGAAGGCACTCATAACTCTGGCATAAACAATATGTATGTTAAATAGAATGTTGGAAGACTATCCTATGAATCATACTATACTCTCTAACATATTCTGTGAAGGCTTCTGTCTCCGCATCCTGTACTCGTAGCTTAGATCGCCCATGGAATAAGAAGAGTAATACATTGAAACAATGACTAGTTTTCTCTTCATCCTCCTATCACTTCCTTTCACAGGTTTAAATTCAACACGAGAAATTTCATGTCGTCGACATGATGACGGCCCCAAATGTCGTGAGGGTTCTTGTTCTCCGCTGAGTTGGGGAATTGTAATTTAGATGGCCTGGGGCCCTCTGTTTCGGGGAAAGTGTCGTGTGAACTTGGCACACTCGCAGCCTCCGGATTTCGTGGGATTTTCGCTGTCACTTATATGATCATATGCTGTGATTGCCCAGGTTCATCTAAATAAAGATCCAGGGAAggttttgtcttgttttcttgCCGTGTAAAAGGTGACTTGCTTTTAGCCCTCGAGTTTTTAGGCCAACACAGAAAGTCACTCGGAAAAACGATATTGAAGCTTGTGTCCATCACTACATTTGCTAACGTCCATATCAGCGGTCC
The window above is part of the Eucalyptus grandis isolate ANBG69807.140 chromosome 6, ASM1654582v1, whole genome shotgun sequence genome. Proteins encoded here:
- the LOC104450492 gene encoding uncharacterized protein LOC104450492, which gives rise to MAIAAVAAVAWPSSTVALARRLPKCALNSFISASYSSPPPPSPSHAARKLVLYSKPGCCLCDGLKEKLQAAFLISGPDSLQDVDLQVRDITSNPEWERAYQYEIPVLAKVLSDGSEEILPRLSPRLGVELIQKKIAAALKQ